A region of Candidatus Poseidoniia archaeon DNA encodes the following proteins:
- a CDS encoding UPF0147 family protein gives MATEETINSLSQDIRQAITEDSSVPRNVRSNVSGALETYLLNKGDELDLRIYSTISILEEQINDTNIPSHARTRLFEFIRDLEGVVRKWETNGGA, from the coding sequence ATGGCCACGGAAGAAACGATTAACAGCCTGTCGCAGGATATCCGCCAGGCGATTACCGAAGACTCCTCAGTCCCGCGTAATGTGCGCAGCAACGTAAGCGGTGCGCTCGAGACCTACCTCCTGAACAAGGGCGATGAACTGGACCTGCGAATTTACTCGACGATTTCAATCCTCGAGGAGCAGATAAATGATACCAACATCCCGTCGCACGCCCGCACGCGACTCTTCGAGTTTATCCGCGACCTTGAGGGTGTGGTCCGCAAGTGGGAGACCAATGGCGGCGCCTGA
- a CDS encoding pantetheine-phosphate adenylyltransferase, translating to MKRVCLGGTFDILHAGHARLLEAALAAGKALVIGLASDEFAAGRRPPDRELALYGAREAALRDWFTARDALERVEIVSLAEEWGPAAEGADIDGIVVSEGTREAAARLNARRLARGLAPLEVVTVPHLLAADGLPLSASRIRAGEVDAEGRRR from the coding sequence ATGAAGCGCGTCTGCCTCGGCGGCACTTTCGACATCCTGCACGCCGGCCACGCGCGGCTGCTGGAGGCGGCGCTCGCAGCGGGCAAGGCGCTCGTAATCGGCCTCGCCAGCGACGAGTTCGCCGCCGGCCGGCGTCCCCCGGACCGCGAGCTGGCGCTGTACGGCGCGCGCGAGGCGGCACTGCGCGACTGGTTCACGGCGCGCGACGCGCTCGAGCGTGTCGAAATAGTTTCGCTGGCCGAGGAGTGGGGACCGGCGGCCGAGGGCGCCGACATCGACGGTATCGTCGTCTCCGAAGGGACGCGCGAGGCGGCGGCGCGGCTCAACGCGCGCCGCCTCGCGCGCGGGCTGGCACCGCTGGAAGTCGTCACGGTCCCGCACCTGCTGGCGGCGGATGGGCTGCCGTTGAGCGCGTCGCGCATCCGCGCCGGCGAGGTTGACGCGGAGGGGCGGCGGCGGTGA